The genome window TTTCTGTAACTTGTTGGCAcaccattttattttttgttggtCCACTGAATctcaacaaagaaagaaaagtaTCATATGATCAAAGGTGATGCTAGTTGAATTTCTGCTGAGAAGATGCCACCGACACAATTCCTTGATGGATATCAAACACACTCTTGAAAAGAACGGGTGATCGTTGCGAGCTCCTTCGCAAGGACCCTACAATTTTAGTCCAGAGTGAATGGCAACCACCCCACCAACTAGATTCTCGTATTCCACCTTCTGAAAGCCTGCATCGACAATCATCCGACCGAATGCATCCTGCACAGTCAAAGCCAtggtcaagatcatgcatggaagaATCCACTGACACATGACGATACTCAATTTTGTTCTCATGGAACAGCTTTAAACTATTCTTTCTTTTCTACAATTTGGAAATACAGAACATGTGGTCCATGACAGCAAGAACAAGGTAATATTTCATCTAAGGGTGTTCCGGCACACCGTTGGCACCGAACAATCACCATGCAGATGTCACATGAGCACCGTACAGCATGTATGAAACAATAAGAAACTTAACATTATCATTAGGATCACACATAGTTTAGCAGTTCAATGAAACTACCAATGATTGGTTCTCTTTTCATCACAAGTTCTACATGTCCTGCTAGTTACAAAATTATTTCCAATTAACAGAAAGGTCAACTGCATGGTCCACTGCAACAGTATCTGAAAGATCACAGCAAGGTGTTGTTCTATGCATACTTGTGAGAGGCTTAAATCAATATCCCGGCACTTCTTCATATGCAAGTTCATAAGAAACCATTACCTGATTAGGAAATCGCCGGATGCTCTCGACCAAGTATTGGTAAGACTCTCTATCACCAGCGACAAGCTCTCCAACAGCAGGAATGACCGAAAAGGAATAGTAATCATAGCTGCAAATACAGACCCAACGTCAAGCAAGTTGGACAGGAATATCAGCAAGACCCCCATTCACTTCAGTCGATTGCATTTGTAATAGGAATTTCTCAATAAGTTGAAGGATTGAACAATGGATAAATATGATAAGACAAGTCAAACTTACAGCTGTTTAAAGACAGGAAACTCCACATggctcaactcaaggcataagaaTCTGCCACCCCGCTTTAGGACTCTGTATGTAAACATACAAACAAGATAAAAGAGTAAAAGAAACCATATCGTGTAAGACTGGGATATAGGTCATCTGATCTTTCTTGAATAGGTAACTAACTATTAGACACTATTAGAGAAGCCAAGATCATCCATATTCAAGACTatatgtaagctatcgattcattATTTCAATAATCAATCAATTTGAGCACTATGGAAGACGAGTGGTACCATCTCAATATTCTATCATGTCTATCTAATTCATGAATGATCTAGAGAAATGCTGATTTCTTATCTGGACCAAACAACACCAACAACATTATGTAGAACTTCAAGAACATTACCTATAAGCTTCCGCAAGAGCTTTCTCAATGTGTGTCACATTTCTGATACCAAAACCGATGGTGTAACCATCCATTGACTCATCCTCAAAACTCAAAGCTTCTGCATCTCCTTCTACCCAGTGAAGATAGCGGTCCTCCGCAAATCCTACATAAGGAAACTGAACTCATTATTTAAAAAGGTAGCAACAAAGAGGCTCATAAAGCAAGCTCATATGACATAGCGTAATAATAAACCTCTCTCAATAGCACGTTTCTTGCCGACATTCAACATGTTTGGGTTAATGTCACATATGTAAATTTGTGTCTGTTCCTCAGTTTCAGCAAAGCCATCCTGCATGGCTCTGCGACTCACACTCCTTATACTCTCAAGGACacggaaggctatgtcacctgcaCTAAGAATATCTTGCCAATATAAG of Musa acuminata AAA Group cultivar baxijiao chromosome BXJ1-7, Cavendish_Baxijiao_AAA, whole genome shotgun sequence contains these proteins:
- the LOC103992566 gene encoding 2-methoxy-6-polyprenyl-1,4-benzoquinol methylase, mitochondrial, whose translation is MALQRSTCKLANSLKFLLPRRASYLHSHATSFGFKEVREEEKSQLVGNVFSSVASNYDLMNDLMSIGLHRLWKDRLVTKLGPFPGMKHLDVAGGTGDIAFRVLESIRSVSRRAMQDGFAETEEQTQIYICDINPNMLNVGKKRAIERGFAEDRYLHWVEGDAEALSFEDESMDGYTIGFGIRNVTHIEKALAEAYRVLKRGGRFLCLELSHVEFPVFKQLYDYYSFSVIPAVGELVAGDRESYQYLVESIRRFPNQDAFGRMIVDAGFQKVEYENLVGGVVAIHSGLKL